GCGCCCGCCAGGAACGCCCGGATCGTGTTCCACAGCGCGTCGAGCATCGTCGTCTGGACGTTCTTGTACTCCAGCCACGTCCACTTGGCGCCGTCGAACTGGCCGCTGTCGGCGAACCGGTAGAGCACGAACCCGACGCCGGCGACGAGCACCACGATGCCCAGGACCGCGTAGAGGCGGTAGCGCAGCCGAGCCTTGGGGCCCGGGATGTCGAAGAGGACCGAGGCGCTCATCGGGCGATGCTCCACCGCTTCTCGAGGCTGCGCTGCAGCAGGGTCATGGGGATCACGAGGATGACGAAGAACAGCGCCACCCACAGCAGGCCGACCAGCTGGTTCTCGCCGCGCTCGGAGAGGTTCAGGCTGATCGAGCCCGCCTGGAACACCGAGAAGCCGGCCGCGATGGTGGTGTTCTTCAGCAACGCGATCATCGTGCTCACCATCGGCGGCACGACGGCGCGGGTGGCCTGCGGCAGCACGACCGAGCCCAGCATCTGGCCGAACGTCAGGCCCAGCGCGCGGGACGCCTCCGCCTGGCCCACCGGCACCGTGTTGATGCCCGAGCGCACGACCTCGCACACGAACGCCGAGGTGTACAGCGTCAGGGAGATCACCGCGAAGGTGAAGTAGTAGCGGGCGGCCGAGCCGCCGAAGTCCGACGCGTCCACGATCTTGAGCAGCGGGAACGCGAAGGCGAAGAAGAAGAACACCAGCGTCAGCGGCGTGTTGCGGACGACGGTGACGTACAGGGTGCCCGCCGCGCGGAAGATG
This DNA window, taken from Saccharothrix variisporea, encodes the following:
- a CDS encoding amino acid ABC transporter permease, producing the protein MDVLLDNLDLYGPGFLNTIELFLIAAAGSLVLGTILAMLRVSPVPIFRAAGTLYVTVVRNTPLTLVFFFFAFAFPLLKIVDASDFGGSAARYYFTFAVISLTLYTSAFVCEVVRSGINTVPVGQAEASRALGLTFGQMLGSVVLPQATRAVVPPMVSTMIALLKNTTIAAGFSVFQAGSISLNLSERGENQLVGLLWVALFFVILVIPMTLLQRSLEKRWSIAR